A region of Ochotona princeps isolate mOchPri1 chromosome 2, mOchPri1.hap1, whole genome shotgun sequence DNA encodes the following proteins:
- the C2H1orf185 gene encoding uncharacterized protein C1orf185 homolog has protein sequence MASSNGFFNQLTYFLAAGAVSLGIGFFALASALWFLICKRREIFQNSKFKAADEKCMQRSSKIKSHSQCVFISRNFHTGRFQLQEEPRKQEATCIKVQDHPTDELHLATQKAICDPPKSSSSTDLSSATLSFSTLPPGSHYSQSIEATDDWFSDDSLVKKSLPMPPLKELLMEKVFSYLSSFSLEDCTENVTNTTQCDGQKDDGNKESFSQRNTEAEIQNLQQNFQ, from the exons ATGGCTTCATCTAATG GTTTTTTTAACCAGTTAACCTactttctggctgctggtgctgttAGTTTGGGAATCGGCTTCTTTGCTTTAGCATCAGCTTTGTGGTTTCTGATTTGCAAACGAAG agaaatatttcaaaattccaAATTTAAAGCAGCTGACGAGAAATGCATGCAAAGGTCGTCAAAGATTAAATCTCATTCacagtgtgtttttatttctcgAAACTTTCATACTGGAAGATTCCAATTGCAG GAGGAGCCAAGAAAACAAGAAGCAACATGTATAAAAG ttcaagaTCATCCTACAGATGAGCTTCATCTTGCAACACAAAAGGCCATTTGTGATCCCCCGAAGAGTAGCTCCTCTACAGACCTCAGCAGTGCCACCCTGAGCTTTTCAACATTACCACCTGGCTCCCACTACAGCCAAAGTATAGAAGCCACTGATGATTGGTTTTCCGATGATTCCCTCGTGAAAAAGAGCTTGCCAATGCCTCCTCTCAAGGAACTTCTAATGGAAAAAGTATTTTCCTATCTGTCTAGCTTTTCGTTAGAAGATTGCACTGAAAATGTCACAAACACGACACAGTGTGATGGTCAAAAAGATGACGGCAATAAGGAAAGCTTttcacagagaaacacagaggctGAAATACAAAACCTTCAGCAAAACTTTCAATGA